A window from Pseudoliparis swirei isolate HS2019 ecotype Mariana Trench chromosome 17, NWPU_hadal_v1, whole genome shotgun sequence encodes these proteins:
- the chst3a gene encoding carbohydrate sulfotransferase 3a, producing the protein MKTKYAIVFICIVALVIIEKESNILSRVSDKLIQRQTPQQTPQPPLDYSNATQIGSLTMFKMLLSKLTGAKVNYSSLSEEQEEDELDDLGTYRFNGGQRHILLMATTRTGSSFVGELFNQHGEQMFYLFEPLWHVERMLTTASEANNGTVLAGIYRDVLQGLFLCDFSPLEKFISPPPQDHITPALFRRESSLSLCEESVCSPVAKDVFERYHCKTRRCGPLNLTLASESCLSKQHHAIKTVRVRQLDTLQPLVEDPRLDVRVIQLVRDPRAILASRMVAFSSKYQTWKAWAQDGQVPEDDEEVKRLKGNCDQIRMSAEVGLSQPRWLRRRYMLVRYEDIARYPMQKAEEMYRFTGIPFSSQAREWILRNTQTTREASGIYSTQKNSSEQAEKWRFNIPFTLAQVVQRVCGPTMKIFGYRFVDDEKTLINKSISLLEDKLFN; encoded by the exons ATGAAGACCAAGTATGCGATTGTCTTCATCTGTATCGTGGCCCTGGTCATCATTGAAAAGGAAAGCAACATCCTATCAAG GGTCTCTGATAAACTGATCCAGAGGCAGACCCCACAGCAGACCCCACAGCCTCCCCTGGATTACAGCAACGCAACACAAATTGGCTCCCTGACGATGTTCAAAATGCTGCTCTCTAAACTGACCGGTGCAAAAGTGAATTACTCAAGTCTCtccgaggagcaggaggaggacgaaCTAGATGACTTGGGCACATACAGATTTAACGGCGGCCAGAGGCACATCTTACTCATGGCCACCACGCGAACAGGTTCCTCATTTGTGGGGGAACTTTTCAACCAGCACGGGGAACAAATGTTCTACCTGTTTGAGCCTTTGTGGCACGTGGAGCGCATGCTGACCACGGCCTCAGAGGCCAACAACGGAACAGTGTTGGCAGGAATCTACCGGGATGTACTCCAGGGGCTCTTCCTGTGCGATTTCTCCCCCCTGGAGAAGTTCATCTCTCCCCCACCTCAGGACCACATTACCCCGGCTCTCTTCCGCAGAGAGTCTAGTTTATCGCTCTGTGAAGAATCGGTCTGCAGTCCTGTAGCCAAAGATGTTTTTGAAAG GTACCACTGTAAGACTCGTCGCTGTGGGCCGCTGAACTTGACCCTGGCATCTGAATCCTGCCTCTCCAAGCAACACCACGCCATTAAAACTGTCCGTGTGCGTCAGCTGGACACATTGCAGCCTTTGGTGGAGGATCCTCGTCTGGATGTGAGAGTGATCCAGCTGGTCCGAGATCCACGTGCCATCTTAGCATCCCGCATGGTGGCTTTCTCTTCCAAATACCAGACGTGGAAGGCCTGGGCGCAGGACGGCCAGGTCCCCGAAGAcgatgaggaggtgaagaggctCAAAGGAAACTGCGACCAGATCAGGATGTCAGCGGAGGTGGGACTAAGCCAACCTCGCTGGCTGAGGAGACGCTACATGTTGGTGCGTTATGAGGATATTGCCCGCTACCCCATGCAGAAGGCAGAGGAAATGTACAGATTCACGGGGATACCATTTAGTTCCCAAGCTCGGGAGTGGATACTGAGGAACACCCAGACCACACGGGAAGCTAGCGGGATTTACTCCACGCAGAAGAACTCATCAGAGCAGGCAGAGAAATGGAGATTTAACATTCCCTTCACTCTGGCTCAGGTAGTGCAGAGAGTGTGTGGTCCCACCATGAAGATATTTGGGTACAGATTTGTGGATGACGAAAAGACACTGATCAACAAGTCTATCAGTTTGCTTGAAGATAAACTATTTAATTAA